Proteins co-encoded in one Pyxidicoccus xibeiensis genomic window:
- a CDS encoding PilZ domain-containing protein: MSANDTPSERRRFPRLAAPLYARPARLRRVEKQQVLDASLGGIRIYSDDLYADNSPLELDLFLKDGTSLRCHARVAWTKKLPAGEVARFEVGLAFTDVEPDVLDQLKTVLVPEDEGSPDSP, translated from the coding sequence GTGAGCGCGAATGACACTCCCTCGGAACGTCGCCGGTTTCCCCGGCTGGCCGCGCCGCTGTACGCCCGGCCCGCGAGACTGAGGCGCGTGGAGAAGCAGCAGGTGCTGGACGCCAGCCTCGGCGGCATCCGCATCTACTCCGACGACCTCTACGCGGATAACAGCCCCCTGGAGCTGGACCTGTTCCTCAAGGACGGCACCTCGCTGCGGTGCCACGCACGCGTGGCGTGGACGAAGAAGCTGCCCGCCGGCGAGGTGGCCCGCTTCGAGGTGGGGCTCGCCTTCACCGACGTGGAGCCCGACGTCCTGGACCAGCTCAAGACGGTGCTCGTCCCCGAGGACGAGGGCAGCCCGGACTCGCCGTAG
- a CDS encoding LysR substrate-binding domain-containing protein, translated as MNLAPHPFTLRQLQYVVAVADLLSFRKAAERCHVSQPSLSAQVAQLEGVLGVQLFERDRRRVLLTTVGMELVERARRLLVEVDALMEAARRAGDPLSGTLRLGVIPTVSPYLLPAVTPTLRKRFPQLTLRWLEDKTEALARELERGVLDGALVALEAELGDVESAVLADDPFFLVTPKDHPLGQKKGDVLPSELRGEDVLLLDEGHCFREQALALCAKARAHELEFRATSFPTLTQMIASGAGVTLLPALAVSTEAKRSDLRVRPFAAPAPKRTLALIWRKRSPFRDALQEVAGAMREAWPRR; from the coding sequence ATGAACCTCGCGCCCCATCCCTTCACCCTGCGCCAGCTCCAATATGTCGTGGCGGTGGCGGACCTGCTCAGCTTCCGGAAGGCCGCGGAGCGGTGCCATGTGTCCCAGCCGTCGCTGAGCGCGCAGGTTGCCCAGCTCGAGGGCGTGCTGGGGGTGCAGCTGTTCGAGCGCGACCGGCGGCGCGTGTTGTTGACCACGGTGGGAATGGAGCTGGTCGAACGTGCGAGACGGCTGCTGGTGGAGGTGGACGCGCTGATGGAGGCGGCCCGGCGGGCGGGCGACCCGCTCAGCGGCACGCTGCGGCTGGGGGTCATCCCCACCGTGTCGCCCTACCTGCTGCCCGCGGTGACGCCCACGCTGCGAAAGCGCTTCCCGCAGCTCACCCTGCGCTGGCTGGAGGACAAGACGGAGGCGCTCGCCCGCGAGCTGGAGCGCGGAGTCCTGGACGGCGCGCTGGTGGCCCTGGAGGCGGAGCTGGGCGACGTGGAGTCGGCGGTGCTCGCGGATGACCCGTTCTTTCTCGTCACGCCGAAGGACCACCCGCTCGGCCAGAAGAAGGGGGACGTCCTTCCCTCCGAGCTGCGGGGGGAGGACGTGCTGCTGCTGGACGAGGGGCACTGCTTCCGGGAGCAGGCGCTGGCGCTGTGTGCGAAGGCCCGCGCGCACGAGCTGGAGTTCCGCGCGACGAGCTTCCCCACCCTCACGCAGATGATTGCCTCGGGCGCCGGCGTCACCCTGCTGCCCGCGCTGGCCGTCTCCACCGAGGCGAAGCGCTCGGACCTGCGGGTGCGCCCCTTCGCCGCCCCGGCGCCCAAGCGGACGCTCGCCCTCATCTGGAGGAAGCGCTCGCCCTTCCGGGACGCGCTCCAGGAGGTGGCCGGGGCCATGCGCGAGGCCTGGCCCCGGAGGTAG
- a CDS encoding sigma factor-like helix-turn-helix DNA-binding protein produces MSTTPERNSLTALLRAYVPLELRPRVDAVPELEALLEGHLTAARAAWPTVPLPVEDFLRHVARHLPAEATEDVLRQLHGADLYLACACAAGTPQALLAFDQHVLRKVPSRLGPLPRATVDEVLQVLRARLLMARGEAPPRIADYSGRGPLVAWVRITAARIAGELASRDGRQELFDEPPEALARMLSTGDPENELLRKDSRELLVDVLRSVLAAMPERERALLRLHHLHGFTLDRLAALYGESRSGMQRQVAHARERLMKLTRTELASRMRLEAPELESLLGLVSSRLDLSLHRLLG; encoded by the coding sequence ATGAGCACGACACCGGAACGGAACTCGCTGACCGCGCTGCTGCGCGCCTATGTCCCGCTGGAGCTGCGGCCCCGGGTGGACGCGGTGCCGGAGCTGGAGGCGCTGCTGGAAGGGCACCTGACGGCGGCCCGGGCCGCGTGGCCCACGGTGCCACTGCCGGTGGAGGACTTCCTGCGCCACGTGGCCCGGCACCTCCCCGCCGAGGCGACGGAGGACGTGCTGCGCCAGCTGCACGGCGCGGACCTGTACCTCGCGTGCGCCTGCGCGGCGGGCACCCCGCAGGCGCTGCTCGCCTTCGACCAGCATGTCCTCCGGAAGGTGCCCTCGCGGCTGGGCCCGCTGCCCCGCGCCACCGTGGACGAGGTGCTGCAGGTGCTCCGCGCGCGGCTGCTGATGGCCCGGGGCGAGGCGCCGCCGCGCATCGCGGACTACTCCGGCCGGGGCCCGCTGGTGGCCTGGGTGCGCATCACCGCCGCGCGCATCGCCGGCGAGCTGGCCAGCCGGGACGGCCGCCAGGAGCTGTTCGACGAGCCGCCCGAGGCGCTCGCGCGGATGCTCTCCACCGGGGACCCGGAGAACGAGCTGCTGCGCAAGGACTCGCGCGAGCTGCTGGTGGACGTGCTCCGCTCCGTGCTGGCGGCGATGCCGGAGCGCGAGCGCGCGCTGCTGCGGCTGCACCACCTCCATGGCTTCACCCTGGACCGGCTCGCCGCGCTGTACGGGGAGTCGCGCTCCGGCATGCAGCGGCAGGTGGCCCATGCCCGCGAGCGGCTGATGAAGCTCACCCGCACGGAGCTCGCCAGCCGGATGCGGCTGGAGGCCCCGGAGCTGGAGAGCCTGCTGGGCCTCGTGAGCAGCCGGCTGGACCTCAGCCTCCACCGCCTGCTCGGCTGA
- a CDS encoding serine/threonine-protein kinase — translation MAMCPGETTLTDLLAGVLPEEQRARVLTHVEACTDCQRVLAAGGGDSILSGVEACATAASAPLERGATLSRYVVLERIGAGAMGVVYAAYDPELDRQVALKVLHPEGRQVEELRLRLVLEAQALARLSDTHVVGVHDVGRHGDAVFLAMELVDGTTLAEWLKQPRSWQEVLRVFREAGQGLAAAHAAGLVHRDFKPTNVLVGRDGRARVTDFGMARPLNRAGPTASRSAREPGPTPTSPLSSPLTRTGMLLGTPAYMAPELVEGRRADALSDQFSFCVALHEALYRVRPFAGDSLEAVTRAALEGRVRPAGRDTKVPAWVRRAVVRGLQPRPEDRFPSMEGLLAALTPPPRRTWARVAVLATAASALGAVVAYGMAHRSEARCEQEAERLGVAWGSTQRERVRAAFLATGAPYASVAWEKVSATLDAHASRWRELRVEACLKGHSTPTSAAWQTTACLDSRLWQLAAVTDVLAHADGQTVRNAQQLTASLEGLASCIDAPALSTRPQPPDALKPRVDAARRALSEAQAQLAAARFTEGIQRTSALLEEIKGLDYRPLEAEVLLVHGQLHAQGDKAKEAEDILYRALWAAEAGRDDETVARTWNFLLWVVGDLLSRPADAERIVRHAEAAVQRLGRERFPAIAADLHHRLTMVRLQQGRYTEADEEARRGLELARRTHGADSLRTADFIYNLARVRYRLRRYSESAELHRQALELRERHLGVDHPELVSSINGLAIVLEELGRTEEALAGFRRSIALHDSSGTPEHRSLAVPLSNLGAWYRTQGRLREAREHFERAYAIFERAYGPDHPSTAVTLANLARLSGDEDRIEEALAQLQDALERFQRSLGPDSPRSATALLYRAYVHERVGHYSEARRDLLRVQAILEKAHGPGKGNSVIPLSPLAALALRAGAPREALGYCQRALEFNERADGPDSMESARSQTCVAEAYVALRLPEKAVPLAERARERLASSISERMDTAWATFVLARALMALQPPERERALVLGQEARSRYEALGIRARPELEQVRAWLRREGVR, via the coding sequence ATGGCGATGTGCCCGGGTGAGACCACGCTGACGGACCTCCTGGCGGGAGTGCTGCCGGAGGAGCAGCGGGCCCGGGTGCTGACGCATGTGGAGGCGTGCACCGACTGTCAGCGGGTGCTGGCGGCGGGCGGCGGCGACTCCATCCTGTCCGGGGTGGAGGCGTGCGCCACCGCGGCCTCCGCGCCGCTGGAGCGAGGCGCCACGCTGTCGCGCTACGTGGTGCTGGAGCGCATCGGTGCCGGGGCCATGGGCGTGGTGTACGCGGCCTATGACCCGGAGCTGGACCGGCAGGTGGCGCTCAAGGTGCTCCACCCGGAAGGCCGGCAGGTGGAGGAGCTGCGGCTGCGGCTGGTGCTGGAGGCGCAGGCGCTGGCGCGCCTCTCGGACACCCACGTCGTCGGCGTCCATGACGTGGGCCGGCACGGGGACGCGGTCTTCCTGGCCATGGAGCTGGTGGACGGCACCACGCTGGCGGAGTGGCTGAAGCAGCCCCGCTCCTGGCAGGAGGTGCTGCGCGTCTTTCGCGAGGCGGGGCAGGGGCTGGCGGCGGCGCACGCGGCGGGGCTGGTGCACCGCGACTTCAAGCCCACCAACGTCCTCGTCGGCCGGGACGGGCGGGCGCGGGTGACGGACTTCGGCATGGCCCGGCCCCTCAACCGCGCGGGCCCCACGGCCTCACGGAGCGCGCGGGAGCCAGGGCCGACGCCGACCAGTCCGCTGTCCAGCCCGCTGACGCGCACGGGCATGCTGCTGGGCACGCCGGCGTACATGGCCCCGGAGCTGGTGGAGGGCCGGAGGGCGGACGCGCTGTCGGACCAGTTCAGCTTCTGCGTGGCGCTCCACGAGGCGCTCTACCGCGTGCGGCCCTTCGCGGGCGACAGCCTGGAGGCGGTGACGCGCGCCGCGCTCGAGGGCCGGGTGCGCCCGGCGGGCCGGGACACGAAGGTGCCCGCCTGGGTACGGCGCGCGGTGGTGCGGGGGCTCCAGCCCCGCCCGGAGGACCGCTTCCCCTCCATGGAGGGTCTGCTCGCGGCGCTCACGCCGCCCCCCCGCCGCACGTGGGCCCGCGTGGCGGTGCTGGCCACCGCCGCGAGCGCGCTGGGGGCGGTGGTGGCGTACGGCATGGCGCATCGGAGCGAGGCGCGCTGTGAGCAGGAGGCGGAGCGGCTCGGCGTGGCCTGGGGCTCCACGCAGCGGGAGCGGGTGCGCGCGGCCTTCCTCGCCACGGGGGCGCCGTACGCGTCCGTCGCCTGGGAGAAGGTCTCCGCGACGCTGGACGCGCATGCCTCCCGGTGGCGCGAGCTGCGCGTCGAGGCCTGCCTCAAGGGCCACAGCACTCCCACCAGCGCCGCCTGGCAGACGACGGCGTGCCTGGACTCGCGGCTGTGGCAGCTGGCCGCGGTCACCGACGTGCTGGCGCACGCGGACGGGCAGACGGTGCGCAACGCCCAGCAGCTCACCGCGTCGCTGGAGGGGCTCGCCAGCTGCATCGACGCCCCGGCGCTCTCCACGCGCCCGCAGCCACCGGATGCGCTCAAGCCCCGGGTGGACGCCGCGCGGCGCGCGCTGTCGGAGGCCCAGGCCCAGCTCGCCGCGGCCCGCTTCACCGAGGGCATCCAGCGCACGTCGGCGCTCCTGGAGGAAATCAAGGGCCTGGACTACCGGCCGCTGGAGGCGGAGGTGCTCCTCGTCCACGGGCAGCTCCATGCCCAGGGCGACAAGGCGAAGGAGGCGGAGGACATCCTCTACCGGGCGCTGTGGGCCGCCGAGGCCGGACGCGACGACGAGACGGTGGCGCGCACCTGGAACTTCCTGCTCTGGGTGGTGGGGGACCTGCTCTCCCGCCCCGCGGATGCGGAGCGCATCGTCCGCCACGCAGAGGCCGCGGTGCAGCGGCTGGGGCGCGAGCGCTTCCCCGCCATCGCCGCGGACCTGCACCACCGGCTGACCATGGTGCGCCTGCAGCAGGGCCGGTACACCGAGGCGGACGAGGAGGCCCGCCGGGGCCTGGAGCTGGCGCGCCGTACGCATGGCGCGGACAGCCTGCGCACCGCCGACTTCATCTACAACCTCGCCCGGGTCCGCTACCGCCTCAGGCGGTATTCCGAGTCGGCGGAGCTGCACCGGCAGGCGCTCGAGCTGCGCGAGCGCCACCTGGGCGTCGACCACCCCGAGCTCGTCAGCAGCATCAACGGCCTCGCCATCGTGCTGGAGGAGCTGGGCCGGACCGAAGAGGCGCTGGCGGGCTTTCGCCGCTCCATCGCCCTCCACGACAGCAGCGGGACACCGGAGCACAGGTCCCTGGCGGTCCCGCTCAGCAACCTGGGCGCGTGGTACAGGACCCAGGGCCGCCTGCGGGAGGCCCGGGAGCACTTCGAGCGGGCCTACGCCATCTTCGAGCGGGCCTATGGACCCGACCACCCCAGTACGGCCGTCACGCTCGCGAACCTGGCCCGGCTGTCCGGTGACGAGGACAGAATCGAGGAAGCCCTCGCGCAGCTCCAGGACGCCCTGGAGCGCTTCCAGCGCTCGCTGGGCCCGGACTCGCCGCGCAGCGCCACGGCGCTCCTCTACCGCGCGTACGTCCACGAGCGTGTGGGGCACTACTCCGAAGCGCGGCGTGACCTGCTGCGGGTGCAGGCCATCCTGGAGAAGGCGCATGGCCCCGGGAAGGGCAACTCGGTCATCCCGCTGTCGCCCCTGGCCGCCCTGGCCCTGCGCGCGGGGGCGCCCCGGGAGGCGCTCGGGTACTGCCAGCGCGCCCTGGAGTTCAACGAGCGCGCCGATGGGCCGGACTCGATGGAGTCCGCCCGGAGCCAGACCTGCGTCGCGGAGGCCTACGTGGCGCTGCGCCTTCCGGAGAAGGCCGTGCCGCTCGCCGAACGCGCGCGCGAGCGGCTGGCCAGCTCCATCAGCGAGCGGATGGACACGGCCTGGGCCACCTTCGTGCTGGCCCGGGCATTGATGGCGCTCCAGCCGCCGGAGCGCGAGCGCGCTCTCGTCCTGGGCCAGGAGGCCCGCTCGCGCTATGAGGCCCTGGGCATCCGCGCCCGCCCGGAGCTGGAGCAGGTGCGGGCCTGGCTGCGGCGGGAGGGCGTGAGATGA
- a CDS encoding urease accessory protein UreD, translated as MTTAGHLETQRAGRAGLARLAFERVGARTVVRTALAHSPLRLLTPRNHGHAAWAYTSSLGGGLVDGDHVSLEVDVAPGASALVSTQGANRVYRSPRGCRSELTARVEEGALLAVVPDPTVCFTEARYAQTLDVRLAPGASLVLVDPVTSGRDASGERWAFSHYTSTLRVSVGGRALVDERWLLDPTHGPLAERLGRFNALASVLLVGPALATAREALAAQVAALPVSSRAALIPSVSPLGGGGLLLRAAAVSVEELLRTTRAWLSFLPPLLGDDPWARRV; from the coding sequence ATGACGACAGCCGGGCACCTGGAGACACAGCGAGCAGGACGCGCAGGGCTGGCGCGGCTCGCGTTCGAGCGCGTGGGAGCTCGCACCGTGGTGCGCACCGCGCTGGCGCACAGCCCGCTGCGGCTGCTCACCCCGCGCAACCACGGCCACGCCGCCTGGGCGTACACCAGCTCGCTGGGCGGCGGGCTGGTGGATGGGGACCACGTGTCGCTGGAGGTGGACGTGGCCCCGGGCGCGTCGGCGCTGGTGTCCACGCAGGGGGCCAACCGCGTCTACCGCTCCCCCCGGGGCTGCCGCAGCGAGCTGACGGCGCGCGTGGAGGAAGGCGCGCTGCTCGCCGTGGTGCCGGACCCCACCGTGTGTTTCACCGAGGCGCGGTATGCCCAGACGCTGGACGTGCGGCTGGCGCCGGGCGCCTCGCTCGTGCTCGTGGACCCGGTGACGTCCGGCCGTGACGCCAGCGGCGAGCGCTGGGCCTTCTCGCACTACACCTCCACCCTGCGCGTCAGCGTGGGCGGCCGCGCCCTGGTGGACGAGCGCTGGCTGCTGGACCCCACGCATGGGCCGCTCGCCGAGCGCCTGGGCCGCTTCAACGCGCTGGCCTCCGTGCTGCTGGTGGGCCCGGCGCTGGCGACCGCTCGCGAGGCCCTGGCCGCACAGGTGGCCGCGCTGCCCGTCTCCTCACGCGCGGCGCTCATCCCCTCCGTCAGCCCGCTGGGCGGCGGCGGCCTGCTGCTGCGTGCCGCCGCCGTCTCCGTGGAGGAGCTGCTGCGCACCACCCGCGCCTGGCTGTCATTCCTGCCGCCGCTGCTCGGCGACGACCCGTGGGCGCGGCGGGTGTGA
- a CDS encoding lipoprotein N-acyltransferase Lnb domain-containing protein: protein MARHATLLLVIVLSWSTAVDAAPPEGFGTRPEDLRMKLVTFGPGPDVHHLFGHSALWVEDTRLGASFLYGYGMSSFGRGAAFEFLVKQPTFWAGRVPVQSAFFLYREQDRSISVQELDLTVEQRRRLLARLQHDVRPEHREYRYHPTEANCATRLRDALDEALDGALRSAATGPARLTPREHLRRHAWRAPGVDLMLGLWLNATVDVPVTRWQEVFTPVELARLVADVTLAEGADGRVRLVGRRYDEHLSRAGPVPEVPVSTVRRELLIGTTLAVMAVLLAALRRCRGSRWVRVLFGLCHALVGVTLGTVGLAGFVLRLLSEHPALRPEVGLLLANPLTFALLPLGLAMALGIGGAEQQARRCVAVLCAGTLLALVLQLLPVTGAVSQVPLSLPLAANLGLGVAHGLLLRRAASATVSLHARLQRT, encoded by the coding sequence ATGGCAAGACACGCGACACTCCTCCTGGTCATCGTGTTGTCGTGGAGCACGGCCGTCGACGCCGCGCCTCCGGAGGGTTTCGGCACGCGGCCCGAGGACCTGCGCATGAAGCTGGTCACCTTCGGTCCCGGGCCGGACGTGCACCACCTCTTCGGCCACAGCGCGCTGTGGGTCGAGGACACGCGGCTGGGCGCGAGCTTCCTCTATGGCTACGGCATGTCGTCCTTCGGGCGGGGCGCGGCCTTCGAGTTCCTCGTGAAGCAGCCGACCTTCTGGGCGGGACGGGTGCCGGTGCAGTCCGCGTTCTTCCTCTACCGGGAGCAGGACCGCTCCATCTCCGTGCAGGAGCTGGACCTCACCGTGGAGCAGCGGCGGCGACTCCTGGCCCGGCTGCAGCACGACGTGCGGCCCGAGCACCGCGAGTACCGGTACCACCCCACCGAGGCCAACTGCGCGACGAGGCTGCGGGATGCCCTCGACGAGGCGCTCGACGGGGCACTGCGAAGTGCCGCCACCGGCCCGGCCCGCCTCACCCCTCGTGAGCACCTGCGGCGGCATGCCTGGCGGGCTCCGGGAGTGGACCTGATGCTGGGCCTCTGGCTCAACGCCACCGTGGATGTGCCGGTGACGCGCTGGCAGGAGGTCTTCACGCCGGTGGAGCTGGCGCGGCTGGTCGCGGACGTCACCCTCGCGGAGGGGGCGGACGGCCGCGTGCGACTGGTGGGCCGGCGGTACGACGAGCACCTGTCACGCGCGGGCCCTGTTCCCGAGGTGCCGGTCTCCACCGTGAGGCGCGAGCTGCTCATCGGCACGACGCTCGCTGTGATGGCGGTGCTGCTCGCGGCCCTGCGCAGGTGCCGGGGCTCCCGGTGGGTGCGTGTCCTCTTCGGGCTGTGTCATGCGCTGGTCGGCGTGACGCTCGGCACCGTGGGGCTGGCCGGGTTCGTGCTCCGGCTCCTCTCCGAGCACCCCGCCCTGCGTCCTGAGGTCGGCCTGCTGCTGGCGAATCCCCTCACCTTCGCGTTGCTGCCGCTCGGCCTCGCGATGGCGCTCGGAATTGGCGGTGCGGAGCAGCAGGCCCGCCGCTGTGTGGCCGTGCTCTGCGCCGGCACGCTGCTCGCGCTGGTGCTCCAGCTCCTGCCCGTCACCGGCGCAGTCAGTCAGGTGCCACTGTCGCTGCCGCTCGCCGCCAACCTCGGCCTCGGCGTGGCGCACGGGTTGCTGCTCCGCCGGGCCGCCAGCGCCACCGTGTCCCTCCACGCGCGGCTCCAGCGCACCTGA
- a CDS encoding sensor histidine kinase — MSRPEPPASPEAIARRVLTDASNEGEALVSAARIVFCALILARFLALGGIHAEGGVPAALLQLPVLLVGILASGLALGAARRRQFGPRLLVASAVLDAVFAHASLLSTLLWHGPHYTGLLRMPDPAAAIAVIFITALRLSPRAAWVGTATNLLLMVGLAVLDLRLNARHVTYGASEVALLLIFMGSAGAVATLACGVARRLVLQAGCESARGERTRRHLGQLLREHHDVRTLLSAARLRTDLILREPGSPACARHAQALTTDLRELEEFVASVKSRALGELAMAGAAESVDVVSTLRHVADVVQTRFSHVRIVVGAESPGGREGLLARVVGGERGLAHVVTNLLVNACEGDGRRGASTVRASVEPGVDLGQVLLRVSDDGPGFRAELLDGARPRAVTTKPGGSGLGMMLVGGLVEASGGTLHASSLPGGGARVEVLLPAGG; from the coding sequence ATGTCCAGACCCGAACCGCCGGCCTCGCCCGAGGCGATTGCCCGGCGGGTGCTGACCGACGCCTCCAACGAGGGCGAGGCGCTGGTGAGCGCGGCCCGCATCGTGTTCTGCGCGCTCATCCTGGCGCGGTTCCTCGCGCTGGGCGGCATCCACGCGGAGGGCGGTGTCCCGGCGGCGCTGCTGCAGCTGCCCGTGCTGCTGGTGGGCATCCTCGCGTCGGGGCTCGCGCTGGGGGCCGCGCGGCGGCGCCAGTTCGGTCCCCGGCTGCTGGTCGCCTCCGCCGTGCTGGACGCGGTGTTCGCCCATGCCTCGCTGCTGTCCACGCTGCTCTGGCATGGCCCGCACTACACGGGCCTGTTGCGAATGCCGGACCCGGCCGCCGCCATCGCGGTCATCTTCATCACCGCGCTGCGGCTGTCCCCGCGCGCGGCCTGGGTGGGCACGGCCACCAACCTGCTGCTGATGGTGGGGCTCGCCGTGCTGGACCTGCGCCTCAATGCCCGCCACGTCACCTATGGCGCGTCCGAGGTGGCGCTGCTCCTCATCTTCATGGGCAGCGCGGGCGCGGTGGCCACCCTGGCCTGCGGGGTCGCCCGGCGGCTGGTGCTCCAGGCCGGTTGTGAGAGCGCACGCGGGGAGCGGACCCGCAGGCACCTGGGTCAGCTGCTGCGGGAGCACCACGACGTGCGGACGCTCCTGTCCGCGGCGCGGCTGCGCACGGACCTCATCCTCCGTGAGCCAGGGAGCCCCGCGTGTGCACGGCATGCCCAGGCGCTCACGACGGACCTGCGCGAGCTGGAGGAGTTCGTGGCCAGCGTGAAGTCGCGCGCACTGGGTGAGCTGGCGATGGCGGGTGCGGCCGAGTCGGTGGACGTCGTCTCCACGCTGCGCCATGTGGCGGACGTGGTCCAGACGCGCTTCTCCCACGTGCGCATCGTCGTCGGGGCGGAGTCGCCGGGCGGACGGGAGGGCCTGCTCGCCCGTGTCGTCGGCGGAGAGCGGGGCCTGGCCCACGTGGTGACCAACCTGCTGGTGAATGCCTGCGAGGGGGACGGACGGCGCGGGGCGAGCACCGTCCGGGCGAGCGTGGAGCCCGGCGTGGACCTTGGGCAGGTGCTGCTGCGCGTGAGCGACGACGGCCCCGGCTTCAGGGCGGAGCTGCTGGACGGAGCGAGGCCCCGCGCCGTCACGACGAAGCCGGGCGGGTCCGGACTGGGGATGATGCTCGTGGGCGGGCTCGTCGAGGCGAGCGGAGGGACGCTGCATGCGTCCAGCCTGCCCGGAGGCGGAGCCCGGGTGGAGGTGCTGCTGCCCGCTGGCGGCTGA
- a CDS encoding response regulator produces the protein MERVRHLLLVEDSESLARVLEDALRSRAERISHAPTLASARQLLRDEPPDAVILDVSLPDGTSDSLLVDLQAVEPLPHVIAISGSATAEQAFRLAAGGVRAFVPKPLDLARLEAVWQETLSRPPDLIHALRASTGQVPLRDLESVVRATLVDEALAKSQGSVRGAAKLLRISRQLLQHILNARK, from the coding sequence GTGGAAAGAGTTCGACATCTTCTGCTGGTGGAGGACTCGGAGAGCCTGGCGCGCGTGCTGGAGGACGCGCTGCGCTCTCGCGCCGAGCGCATCTCGCATGCCCCCACCCTGGCCAGCGCGCGCCAGCTGCTGCGCGACGAGCCGCCGGACGCCGTCATCCTGGACGTCAGCCTGCCGGACGGAACCAGCGACAGCCTCCTGGTGGACCTGCAGGCGGTGGAGCCGCTGCCGCATGTCATCGCCATCAGCGGCAGCGCCACCGCGGAGCAGGCCTTCCGGCTGGCGGCCGGAGGCGTCCGGGCCTTCGTCCCCAAGCCGCTGGACCTCGCGAGGCTGGAGGCGGTGTGGCAGGAGACGCTGTCGCGCCCGCCGGACCTGATACACGCGCTGCGGGCCAGCACCGGGCAGGTGCCGCTGCGTGACCTGGAGAGCGTCGTCCGCGCCACCCTGGTGGACGAGGCCCTGGCGAAGTCCCAGGGCAGCGTGCGCGGCGCGGCGAAGCTGCTGCGCATCTCCCGCCAGCTCCTCCAGCACATCCTCAACGCCCGGAAGTGA
- the ureA gene encoding urease subunit gamma: MHLAPRDVDKLLLHQAGFLAQKRLARGVRLNYPEAVALIATQLLEFIRDGRGVAELMDLGRRLLGRAQVMEGVPELLAEVQVEGTFPDGSKLVTVHHPVVAEHGDLELALYGSFLPVPPLERFSKPAPTQEGPPGEVRVQPGEVLLNEGRDTVSLRVTHRGDRPIQVGSHYPFFETNRALVFDRAKAYGKRLDIPAGTAVRFEPGERKTVQLVAIAGEQVVRGGNALGSGKVSPEGLARAMEAVRAQGFGHEEEGS; this comes from the coding sequence GTGCACCTCGCTCCCCGAGACGTCGACAAGCTGCTGCTACACCAGGCCGGCTTCCTCGCGCAGAAGCGCCTCGCGCGAGGGGTGCGGCTCAACTACCCGGAGGCGGTGGCGCTCATCGCCACGCAGCTCTTGGAGTTCATCCGCGACGGCCGGGGCGTGGCCGAGCTGATGGACCTGGGCCGCCGCCTCCTGGGCCGCGCGCAGGTGATGGAGGGCGTGCCGGAGCTGCTGGCGGAGGTGCAGGTGGAGGGCACCTTCCCGGACGGCTCCAAGCTGGTGACGGTGCACCACCCGGTGGTGGCCGAGCACGGAGACCTGGAGCTGGCGCTGTACGGCAGCTTCCTCCCGGTGCCCCCGCTGGAGCGCTTCAGCAAGCCCGCGCCCACGCAAGAGGGCCCGCCGGGCGAGGTGCGCGTGCAGCCGGGCGAGGTGCTGCTCAACGAGGGCCGCGACACCGTGTCCCTCCGGGTGACGCACCGGGGAGACCGGCCCATCCAGGTGGGCAGCCACTACCCCTTCTTCGAGACGAACCGCGCGCTGGTGTTCGACCGGGCGAAGGCCTACGGCAAGCGCCTGGACATCCCCGCCGGCACGGCGGTGCGCTTCGAGCCGGGGGAGCGCAAGACGGTGCAGCTGGTCGCCATCGCCGGGGAGCAGGTGGTGCGCGGCGGCAACGCGCTGGGCAGCGGGAAGGTGTCACCCGAGGGGCTCGCGCGCGCCATGGAGGCGGTGCGGGCGCAGGGCTTCGGTCACGAGGAGGAGGGCTCATGA